In Chitinophagaceae bacterium, a genomic segment contains:
- the radA gene encoding DNA repair protein RadA yields the protein MAKTKSAFFCQECGAQSPKWIGKCPSCGKWNTYVEEIISTDKVAAYQRDPSEKKKALSPVRLGDEVSETTERIQIADNEFNRVLGGGVMPGSVILVGGEPGIGKSTLMLQIAANYPESGVLYVSGEESIHQIQSRAKRIGLKADECYLLADTFTPDIIKISKKLNPQLLIIDSIQTMRTDRVESGAGSVSQIRESTAEIISFAKNRNIPVFLIGHITKDGSLAGPKVLEHMVDVVLYFEGDRNNIYRILRTVKNRYGSTSEMGIYEMQQDGLISVENPSELLLSGRAENLSGIAVGATMEGLRPILIEAQALVTKAVYGTPQRSVNGFDMRRLNMLLAVLEKRCGLRLGMQDVFLNIAGGIRVDDPAIDFAVIASLISSYEDIQIPVEWCFAGEVGLAGEVRAIPKIEQRIAEAAKLGFNKIFVSANIKSIPKSIKGIDIIKINKVQTFHEYFIK from the coding sequence TTGGCAAAGACAAAGTCCGCCTTTTTTTGTCAGGAATGTGGAGCTCAATCCCCTAAATGGATTGGGAAGTGCCCTTCTTGTGGAAAATGGAACACCTATGTAGAGGAAATAATATCAACTGATAAAGTTGCAGCCTATCAAAGAGACCCTTCTGAAAAGAAAAAAGCTTTATCACCGGTCAGACTTGGAGATGAAGTGTCTGAAACAACCGAAAGAATACAAATAGCTGATAATGAATTTAATCGTGTTTTAGGTGGTGGTGTGATGCCGGGCTCGGTAATACTCGTAGGTGGTGAGCCGGGTATAGGAAAGTCAACCTTAATGTTGCAAATAGCAGCAAACTATCCTGAATCTGGTGTTCTCTACGTCTCAGGAGAAGAAAGCATTCACCAGATACAATCAAGAGCTAAAAGAATTGGTTTAAAAGCAGATGAATGCTATCTTTTAGCAGATACCTTTACGCCTGATATTATAAAAATATCTAAAAAATTAAATCCACAGCTATTAATAATTGATTCAATCCAAACGATGAGAACGGACAGGGTAGAGTCAGGTGCGGGCTCAGTTTCTCAAATTCGGGAGTCGACAGCAGAAATAATAAGCTTTGCTAAAAACAGAAATATACCGGTCTTTTTAATCGGCCATATAACCAAAGATGGCAGTTTAGCCGGTCCAAAAGTTTTGGAACATATGGTTGATGTTGTCTTATACTTTGAAGGCGACAGAAATAATATTTACAGAATTCTCAGAACTGTAAAAAACAGATATGGCTCAACCTCAGAAATGGGAATATATGAAATGCAGCAGGATGGTTTAATCAGTGTAGAAAACCCCTCAGAGCTGTTACTTTCAGGCAGAGCAGAAAATCTTAGTGGTATAGCCGTTGGGGCAACTATGGAGGGTTTGAGGCCAATTTTAATAGAAGCCCAGGCATTAGTGACAAAAGCCGTGTACGGAACTCCACAGCGCTCTGTAAATGGCTTTGATATGAGAAGGTTAAATATGCTGTTAGCTGTTTTAGAGAAAAGGTGCGGACTGCGACTGGGTATGCAGGATGTATTTTTAAACATAGCCGGAGGTATACGGGTTGACGACCCGGCTATAGATTTTGCCGTTATTGCTTCTTTAATTTCATCTTATGAGGACATTCAAATTCCTGTTGAATGGTGTTTTGCCGGCGAGGTTGGTTTAGCGGGCGAAGTGAGAGCAATTCCAAAAATAGAACAAAGAATTGCTGAAGCTGCAAAGCTGGGTTTTAATAAAATTTTTGTTTCGGCCAATATTAAAAGCATTCCTAAATCCATCAAAGGGATTGATATAATTAAGATAAATAAAGTGCAAACTTTCCACGAATATTTCATCAAGTAA
- a CDS encoding type IX secretion system membrane protein PorP/SprF has product MKKSLSIILILLCSVVFTSEVKAMDPHFSQYNATPLNTNPAMTGVFSGNYRVSGIYRSQWSSVLRDESVPMFRTFSAAVDFRLNSGLDDHDAFGVGLVFLSDKAGESEFGTNYAGLSFSYIKNLSQRGNNFITAGFQAGAAQRSINFDNLRWGNQFDGEGFNPGLSSGETNISDNYMFYDLSGGIFWYYVQERRTNYYAGFSMYHINQPVQSFYDASEVRLYSRLSFHTGMQFQIADQVDMLPSLMMMVQGPAFETMIGTYFKFLFETHIPDGNAFYIGPFYRMVNGTEGVINSESLVLAARVDYGQFNFGFSYDLNFSRLTAATNSRGGFEASLVYIGAFPESRAKTIYCPRF; this is encoded by the coding sequence ATGAAAAAAAGTTTATCAATTATATTAATTCTACTTTGCTCAGTTGTTTTCACTTCTGAAGTTAAAGCAATGGATCCGCATTTTTCTCAATATAATGCAACTCCATTGAATACAAACCCAGCCATGACCGGAGTTTTTAGTGGTAATTACCGGGTTTCAGGAATTTACAGAAGTCAGTGGAGCAGTGTTTTACGAGATGAGAGTGTTCCAATGTTCAGAACTTTTTCAGCTGCTGTTGATTTCAGACTAAATAGTGGTCTGGATGATCATGATGCTTTTGGAGTTGGTTTAGTATTTTTATCTGACAAAGCCGGGGAATCTGAATTTGGAACCAATTATGCAGGATTATCTTTTTCTTACATAAAAAATTTGAGTCAAAGAGGTAATAACTTTATAACTGCCGGATTTCAGGCAGGAGCTGCTCAAAGAAGTATTAATTTCGATAACCTGAGATGGGGAAATCAATTTGACGGAGAAGGCTTTAACCCCGGACTTTCAAGTGGAGAAACAAATATTTCAGATAACTACATGTTTTATGATTTATCGGGAGGTATTTTTTGGTATTATGTTCAGGAAAGAAGAACTAACTATTATGCAGGATTTTCCATGTATCACATAAATCAGCCGGTACAATCTTTTTATGATGCAAGTGAAGTGCGTCTTTACTCAAGATTATCATTTCATACCGGTATGCAATTTCAAATAGCCGATCAGGTGGATATGTTACCTTCATTAATGATGATGGTTCAGGGTCCTGCTTTTGAAACAATGATTGGCACTTATTTCAAGTTTTTATTCGAAACGCACATTCCTGATGGAAACGCATTCTACATTGGACCTTTTTACAGAATGGTTAACGGAACAGAAGGTGTTATCAATAGTGAATCATTAGTATTAGCAGCACGTGTGGATTACGGACAATTTAATTTTGGATTCAGCTATGACTTAAATTTTTCAAGATTAACAGCTGCAACTAATTCAAGAGGTGGATTTGAAGCATCTTTGGTTTATATAGGAGCATTTCCGGAGTCAAGAGCTAAGACAATTTACTGCCCGAGATTCTAA